A window of the Chloroflexus sp. Y-396-1 genome harbors these coding sequences:
- the rplQ gene encoding 50S ribosomal protein L17, whose protein sequence is MRHRHAGKLLGRSYEHRKALYRNLMIALIEHKKIKTTLAKARAVQPEVEALISIAREDTPHARRMALSKLASKDAMRKLFAFAPTTYGGRNGGYTRITKLGPRRGDGAEMALIELI, encoded by the coding sequence ATGCGACATCGACATGCCGGAAAATTATTGGGGCGGTCGTATGAGCACCGTAAGGCGCTCTACCGCAATTTGATGATCGCCCTGATTGAACACAAGAAAATTAAAACGACGCTGGCTAAAGCGCGTGCCGTTCAGCCTGAGGTGGAAGCTCTGATTTCCATTGCGCGCGAGGATACACCACATGCGCGACGGATGGCGCTCTCGAAGCTGGCTAGCAAAGATGCAATGCGGAAGTTGTTTGCCTTTGCCCCAACGACCTACGGCGGACGTAACGGTGGCTACACGCGCATTACCAAGCTGGGGCCGCGACGGGGTGATGGGGCCGAGATGGCCTTAATCGAGTTGATCTGA
- the truA gene encoding tRNA pseudouridine(38-40) synthase TruA, with translation MRTIALLLAYDGTDFAGSQWQTDIRTVQGALESAWEALTQERRRIVLAGRTDAGVHASGQVAHVQTATRHDLQTIWRGLNAHLPVDLTVQNVGDATEDFHARFSAIQREYRYLIDCAPAPLPQLRHQALHVAGTLDVPAMTAALRLLEGTHDFAAFTTAAPAQRSTVRTMYWTRISEYEWFERRLLAIEVAANAFLQHMVRMIVGTLLLVGRNRMTVDQFGEVLMSRDRRLAGPTAPAHGLTLTAVRYPPGLIRWVETSKRQNGPTKITQSSSYVHEE, from the coding sequence ATGCGCACGATTGCGCTGCTGTTGGCCTACGATGGCACCGACTTTGCCGGGTCGCAGTGGCAGACCGATATTCGTACCGTCCAGGGTGCTCTGGAATCGGCGTGGGAAGCCCTGACCCAGGAACGGCGTCGGATTGTGCTGGCCGGCCGAACCGACGCCGGGGTTCATGCTAGTGGTCAGGTTGCCCATGTGCAAACGGCCACTCGCCATGATCTACAAACGATCTGGCGTGGCTTGAATGCTCATTTGCCGGTTGATTTGACAGTTCAGAATGTCGGTGACGCAACAGAAGATTTTCACGCTCGCTTTAGTGCGATCCAGCGTGAATATCGCTATCTTATCGATTGTGCGCCGGCGCCATTGCCACAACTTCGCCATCAAGCCCTGCATGTAGCAGGAACCCTTGATGTACCGGCAATGACCGCAGCGCTTAGGTTGCTGGAGGGAACGCACGACTTCGCTGCCTTTACGACGGCAGCACCAGCACAACGTTCGACCGTTCGTACAATGTATTGGACTCGCATCAGTGAGTATGAATGGTTCGAGCGACGTTTACTGGCTATCGAAGTTGCAGCTAACGCTTTTCTCCAGCATATGGTACGGATGATCGTTGGTACACTCTTACTGGTTGGTCGTAACCGAATGACCGTCGATCAGTTCGGTGAAGTGCTCATGAGCCGTGACCGGCGGCTGGCCGGTCCAACTGCACCGGCTCATGGCTTGACCTTAACGGCTGTGCGCTATCCACCCGGTCTGATCCGCTGGGTGGAGACATCGAAACGGCAAAATGGCCCGACGAAGATTACACAATCTTCGTCCTACGTACACGAGGAATAG